The proteins below come from a single Tachysurus fulvidraco isolate hzauxx_2018 chromosome 26, HZAU_PFXX_2.0, whole genome shotgun sequence genomic window:
- the napaa gene encoding N-ethylmaleimide-sensitive factor attachment protein, alpha a gives MDYSGKEKEALALIDAADKKMQMSASLFGKFLGSSSKAEEACDMYTRAANMFKMAKNWHAAGDAFCKAARVHLKTQNKHNAAVSFIDAGNAYKKADPKEAIKCLTRAIDIYTDMGRFTIAAKHHITVAEIYESDLLDVDKAVAHYEQAGEYYKGEESTSSANKCLLKVAMYAAQLERYQKAIEIYEQIGTYCMDNTLLKYGAKDHFFKAALCHFCVDMLNAKLAVQRYEEMFPAFSDCRECKLMKKLFQAQEEQDVDAYTNAVKEFDTVTRLDQWHTTMLLRIKKGIQEDENDLR, from the exons ATGGATTAttctggaaaagaaaaagaagcctTGGCTCTGATCGACGCAGCTGACAAGAAAATGCAAATGTCGGCATCTTTGTTTGGGAAGTTTCTCGG GAGCTCTTCTAAAGCAGAGGAAGCTTGTGACATGTACACGAGGGCTGCCAATATGTTCAAGATGGCCAAGAACTGGCATG ctgcaGGTGATGCGTTCTGCAAAGCTGCACGAGTGCACTTGAAAACCCAAAATAAGCACAATGCCGCCGTCAGCTTTATCGACGCTGGCAATGCCTACAAAAAAGCAGATCCAAAAG AGGCTATCAAGTGTCTGACACGGGCGATCGACATCTACACTGACATG GGACGTTTCACCATCGCGGCCAAACACCACATCACTGTCGCTGAAATCTATGAGTCTGATTTACTGGATGTTGATAAG GCCGTTGCGCATTACGAACAGGCTGGTGAATACTACAAAGGAGAAGAGTCTACAAG CTCTGCCAACAAGTGCCTTCTTAAAGTCGCTATGTACGCCGCTCAGCTTGAACGGTACCAAAAAGCTATAGAGATCTATGAACAG ATTGGGACCTACTGCATGGATAACACCCTGCTGAAGTACGGCGCAAAGGATCACTTCTTCAAAGCAGCACTGTGTCACTTTTGTGTCGATATGCTGAACGCCAAG CTGGCTGTTCAACGATATGAGGAAATGTTTCCTGCCTTCTCAGACTGCAGGGAGTGCAAACTCATGAAG AAACTTTTCCAAGCGCAAGAGGAGCAAGACGTCGACGCATACACAAACGCT GTGAAAGAGTTCGACACGGTCACACGGTTGGATCAGTGGCACACCACCATGTTGCTGCGGATCAAGAAGGGCATTCAGGAGGACGAGAACGATCTCCGCTAA